The DNA window CCTCGCCATACCGTATGGAACACATGCGGCAGGATCTACCTGTCCGTTATCTCCGGCTGTACCCATAAAGAGATAAACATATTCGTTCTTTGTCTTTCCTTGTTGAGCAAAGAGATCATTTGTATTTATTAGTATCGAGCAGAATAGAATAATCAGAATGAGCGATGGTTTATAGAATCTCATAATTAAAGTTTTTCGCACAGAATTTGGTATAATGGGCTAAAGGTAAGAATAATCTGTAAGAGGTAGCAGTCCATAGATATTAAAAAAGAGCCTGCATTGTAGGCAGACTCTTCTGTATCTTTTTCGTACTTTGTTGTAGGATAAGAATTAAGCTTTGTTAGATACAACTCTTTTTTCTTTGATTCTAGCTTTCTTACCTGTAAGACTACGAAGGTAATACAATTTAGCACGACGAACTTTACCCACTTTGTTTACAGTGATACTGTCAATAAATGGTGATTCGATAGGGAAAATTCTTTCTACACCGATGTTGTCAGACATTTTACGAACAGTGAAACGTTTTTTTGTTCCGTGTCCTGCAATTTTAATAACCACACCGCGGTACTGCTGAACACGTTCCTTGTTACCTTCTTTGATACGGTAAGCAATTGTCACTGTGTCACCACTTTTGAATTTAGGAAACTCTTTTCCTGTAGCAAATGCTTCTTCTGCAACTTTAATTAAGTCCATGATTATATATGGTTTTGTTGTTAATATACGCAATATACACGAGCACCTCCCGTCAGAGATTACGCAAAGCGGATGCAAAGATAACGATATTTCCGAAAATTGCAATACCTTAACCTCTATTTTTGAAACTATTAGGATGGGCGTCAGAAGGTGTATTCCATTCCTATTCCGTAAGAGTTATCTCCTATATTTGGAGCTATTGCCAGAGTATGTTTCGAATTTAAGTGGTTCGGGTATAAAATTTTATTGATTGTTGGCAATAAAAGATAACTGGCTTCGACACTGAATATGCCTATACCGGCTCCCATTAAAACATCACTTACCCAATGCCTTTTGTTAAGTACACGCAATGCACCTGTTGCAGAAGAGGCTATATATCCGCTAAAAGCTATGTAGGGTGATTTGCCTATATACTCACGGAACAGTATGTGTGCACCGACAAAACTCGTAGCTGTATGACCCGACGGAAATGAATTGCGTGTCGACCCGTCAGGTCTAAGTACTCCGGTACTGTTTTTTAGAATGTTGACAGTTCCCGCCATCAGAAGGTGAGACGTAGCCATTATGATCGTTACATCTTTCAGATCGTGATTACCTTTAATTCCCGCAAGATTTAGTGCATATACAGAAACGGCAGGAGCAAACTGTAGATAATCATCATATATCATCTTATTCTTAAAGTGCTCGCCTACCTCATTGTTTGTGCTTTTGTCCAGATCTTTAAGCATATGATTCTCGTGTGCCATGATGCCGTAAGCGATAAATAGAGTAGGCGCTATTAATCTGGGATACGTTGAGTTAAAGCTTATTTGTTCAATATTTAATTCTGGAATTTTGTTTTCCCATTTGTCGGAGTCGATATTTAAAGGAGCCTGAGGTAATGCAGATAAATCTATTTTAGGAAATAATGTCTTGTCGGGCAAAGAGCTGCTTTGTAATAATTTCGGTTTGGATGTAATTAACGGCTTATATTCTTGGGCATACAAATATATAATGCCTGTCTGCGTGAATAGTATAATGATAAAAAGACTTACTTTTCTAAGCGCATTCATATATGTCAAATTTGATAGTTTATTGATGATAAATATATAACGAAGAAGTTTTTATTTCGTTATTTGTTGGATATGTTTTAAGGTTAAATAATCATAACACAAGGTATTATATCTTTGTTAATCTATGTTTAATTAAAGCTTCTTATTGGTTTTATAAGGCTTATTCGTTATACTTTTGTATGTATACAGGAGAAAAAGCCTTTTAATTTATTATCAAACATAAGATGAAAATAAAATATATAGCAGCTGCAACTGCATTCTTTGCAACGATATGCCTCAATGTTGCTGCTTTAGGAAGTAAAACAACGACTCTCTACGATACGGTCGATAAAGAAAAAATGGGACATTGGGTCGACTCGGTTTATAATCAAATGTCGCTAGATGAGCGTATCGGGCAGCTTTTTATGCCTATTGTAAGCGGAGATAATACGGAGTCGAATAAAAACACAATAAAAAGCCTGATAACAAACCAGTATGTCGGCGGGCTTTTGTTCTCTAAAGGCTCTCCTCAAAATCAAGCAGAACTCACCAATTATGCGCAACAGGTGGCTAGAACTCCTTTGATGATCTCGCTTGATGGGGAGTGGGGTTTATCCATGAGGTTGGATAATACAACACAGTTTCCTCGCAATATGATGCTGGGTGCAATTCAAAATGATTCCCTGTTATATTATTATGGTCTCGAAGTTGCCCGACAGTGCCGACAGATAGGTGTGCAGGTAAATTTTGCTCCGGCACTCGATGTTAATAGCAATCCTAATAATCCTGTGATAGGGAACCGTTCGTTCGGTGAAGACCCTGACCGTGTAGCCCAACTTGGTGTTATGTATTCGAAAGGCTTGGAAGCAGGCGGGGTGATGGCCGTAGCGAAACATTTTCCGGGACATGGCGATACATCCACTGACTCTCATAAAACTTTGCCTACCATTACGCATGACAAAGACAGGCTTGATGATTTTGAGATAAAACCTTTCAGAAAATACATTGATGCAGGTTTGTCGGGAATGATGATCGGGCATTTAAATATTCCTGCTCTCGATCCTAAAAGGCAACCCAGCTCTCTGTCTGAACCTATCACTACGAAGCTGTTGCAAAACGATCTTGGCTTTTCGGGATTGATCTTTACAGATGGTTTACAGATGAAAGGGGTTTCGGGAGAAGATAACTATTGTGTGAGGGCTTTGTTAGCAGGCAATGATATTCTTCTCGGACCGGTAAATACAGCAAAAGAATTCAATGCGGTAAAGAAAGCGATAGTAGATACCTTACTCACGGAATCGCAAATAGAGGTTAAGTGTAAGAAGGTATTGGCATATAAATATATCCTGGGTTTGAATCATGTCACGACTATAGAAGCTTCGGGTCTTATTCAAAATCTGAATAATGCGAATGCCGAGTGGATAAACCGAAACCTGCATCGGGATGCGATGACATTGATAAAAGATGATGATAAAATCGTCCCGCTAAAGGAGCTTGATAAGAGAAAAATTGCAGCGATATCGATAGGCGCTTCGGTGGACAATACATTTCATAATATATTGAAAATGTATGGAGATGTTACCTGCTTCAATGTCTCGGATAGTGATGCCCTTTTACAACTCAAAAAAGTACTTGAGCCATATAATACAATTATAGTGTCGGTGCACACTACAAGAACAAATTTTAGTACTGCTATACAAAATGTGATGCAAGGAAAAGAAACTGTACTAGCCTTTTTCCTTAATCCTTATCGGGTAGCGGTTTATGCATCAGCTGTCAAAAATGCCGATGGGGTTTTACTGGCTTATGAAGATACCGATCTGGCTCAGAATTATGCAGCTCAAGCTATATTTGGTGGCAATGCTATTACAGGAAAAGCTCCTGTGACAGTAAAAGGAGTGTTTAAAGAGGGAAAAGGCATTAATACTAAAAAGATAAGACTAAGTTATACTGTACCCGAAAATGTAGGCATAGCAACAAGCCGATTGGATGGTATAGAGACTATTGTACAGGAAGGTATAAAAGCACAGGCTTTTCCCGGATGTCAGATATTGATAGCCAAAGATGGAGAAGTTATTTATAATAAATCATTCGGCTCATTCGAATATGATGGTAAGCAAAAGGTAACGAATACCGATTTGTACGATCTTGCCTCCATGACGAAAGCTACAGCTACCGTTCCTGCTGTGATGAAGTTGTATGACGATGCTAAATTGAAACTCAATACACCTATTAGCAACTATGTATCGGTGCTGAAAGGTACGGACAAATCGGATATAACAGTTAGGGATGCTCTCTTGCATGAAAGCCGACTTCCGGCCTTTATCCCTTACTATATGAATGCGATAGACGAAGATAGCTATGAAGGTAAATTGTTCAATCGTACGCAGACTTCTCTTTATTCTGCTCAGTTTGATGCGAATACATGGGCTCGTACAGATTATAAATTTAAACCTTCGATTGTGTCTCAAACCCCTAAAGCGGGTTTCTTGCCTTTGGCCGAGGGACTTTACATCAACGAAACTTATTCAGATACTATTATCTCTGAAATTGCGAAGTCGAAATTGTCTAAAAGGAAACAATATGTGTATAGTTGTCTCAATTTCATGCTACTGAAAGAAGTTGTGGAAAAAATATCGAAAGAGGATTTGAATACATTTGTACAGGAAAACTTTTTCAGTAAGCTGGGAGCTACAACAACGACTTACAATCCGTTGACAAAATTCGATAAGCAAAGGATTGTCCCTACCGAGAAAGATGACTTTCTACGCAAACAACTCTTGCAAGGCTATGTACATGACGAAGGTGCAGCTTTTATGGGTGGAATATCGGGTAATGCAGGCTTATTTTCGGATGCGAATGATATTGCCAAACTGTATCAAATGTGGCTGAATATGGGTACGTATGGCGGTGAGGAGTATTTGTCGCCAAAAACATGTCAACTGTTTCTTCAAGCAAAGAGCGGAATTTCACGCCGTGGGCTGGGATTTGATAAGCCGGAAACAACCACAGGTAAATCGAGTCCGACAGCATTAAGCGCCCCTGCTGGTACATACGGGCATACCGGTTTTACAGGAACTTGCTTCTGGGTCGATCCCGATAATAATTTAATTTATATATTTTTGTCGAACAGAGTGAACGATAAGCGAACTCATAATGCGATATCTACTTTAAATATACGTACACGTATTCAGGAGGAGATATATTCGGCGATGAAAAAAGGAACTTTATCACAAGAATCAAATATAACTAATACTAATACCAATGACAAACAAAAGACTGACGCTGAATGACGAATTGAAACCATTTTTTAGTACCGAAAACCAGCTAATATGGGATTTGATAATAGAAAACAAAACCGAAGAATTGCAACCGGTATTATCGGAAGAAGATGAGTTTATAAATAAAATACTTGCCGAACTTTTTACAGAGGGTAAGAGCGATACACTAGATGCATACGATTTTGTAACGATCAAAGAGCCCAATAGCAGTTTATTCAGAGATTTGGTTCGTTTCATTTTTGCATCAGATATCAATGGAAATTATGATGAAATAAAAGAATCGATCTTGAATAAGATTTTCGATTTTACACCCGATATGATTGAGCAGTTGCAAAAGGAGACTCAAGGATATCCTATGAGGCCTGTTTCCGAAGTTGTGATCAAAGAAGCTTCATCGATTCGCATGTCATTGAATACATTGGCTTATTATTTTCGCGAAAAGGAAGATGTTGAAGGTCTGCACTTCGCTACGGTTATGAGAACCAAGCTTACGTTGTCTATCATGAGTAACTACAAAAATATAGTGGGGCATGATATGATAGAAGCTGCCAAAATAAAGGAACGGGTGGGAGAGACGGAAGCCGCTCTTGTTTTTTATAATGCTGCCCGTGAGAACCTGAAAAATGAACTGCATTGGTTTGTTGAAAGTCCGGAGATGGGAGCCAGCGAAGATGATGTGATTATGCTACAATCTCTTAAAGAAGCATATCAGTCTATCGACAGATTAAAGAATACAGAGGAGTTTGTGCAAACATGTCAAATTATCGACGAAATATTGAGCAGAGAATATGTTGAGTATGACTTCGATGAAGAGGATGAGGAAGATTAAAAAATATATATTTCTATATTGCTGTCTTTTGTTGTTGCCTTGTGTTTTATTTGCTCAGCAGCAAAAGATAGCATCTATTAGTCTCGAAGAATATCTGCAAACGCAGGAGCTGGTAAATGTCAATGCTCTGGATAGCAGTATTCGTGTAGATTTGAAGTATGCAACAACAGATAACTTTACAAAAACAATTCTTTACAATTCGTTGACAAATATATATCTGCATCCTTTGGCTGCAAAAAAGTTGCTAGCAGCACAAAAATATTTGAAGACTCTCCATCCTGATTATAGTTTATTGGTTTATGATGCCGTACGTCCTTTAAGTGTGCAGCGTAAGATGTATCGGGTGGTACAGAATACCAAATATGCGGCTTATGTCGCAAACCCTTCACGTACAGGTCTTCATAATTATGGAATGGCAGTAGATCTTACGATTTGTAACAAAAAAGGTGTACCTTTGGATATGGGTACTCCCTTCGATTTTTTTGGTGGTGCTGCCGGTATCAATAAGGAGGCTGAATTGGTGCAACGAGGGGTTCTTACAAAACAGCAGGTCGCAAATCGTGAATTATTGCGCAAAGTGATGAGGTATGCCGGTTTTTTGACTATACGTGGCGAATGGTGGCACTTCAATGCTCTACATCTTACAGAAGCTCGCAAGTTGTATAAGGTTATTGAATAACGACTTTTCTTTTTCTTTCGAAGGATATTTTGTAACTCTAAAATAATAAGCACATGAAAAGGATTTACACAGTTTTACTTGTATCATTTGTTTTGAGTATGTGCGCACAGAACGTTAACGCACAATTTGTGGTAGCGCAAGACACCGTTCGCGGACGAATTGACTTTTGTCCTCGTCTTGGAGATTTGCATAACGCTGTAGAGATTCCCAACGATTCTGTTTTTTATATGCTGCCTATAGATCAGAGTACGGATCCGTGGCGTCAGGTCTATCGTTATATGCCTGATAGAAGTGTAAGTGGCGGATATATTCATGGTAGGAAACTGATGCGGGTGGATGATTATGATATAGTAGAAGTAGAGCGTCTGTCGGCTCATGGTAGCATATCTTTCAAGAATGCAGATGTACGAGTCGTTGTTTCCGTTGCGCCGATTAGTTCCAAAGATACATCAGTGAAAAAAGGTGCTGACGGTACGTTCATGGTAAACGGTAAAAAGGCTTACGGTGTCTCAAAGTGGTCATCTCCTCAGTTGCATTATAAATCTATTACAGTATCTATAAAAGGTCGGAATATTCCTGTTTCTCAGAAGATATTCGAGCATTTGCTCGAACCCGATATTGAAGATATGGTTGTGTATTATAATCCTCGCAAACAAATCGTTTATATGCAAGTCAACAATGGTGGCACATCGGCTTCTTATACCGCATTACTTACTGTTTCGATTCGGGGAGCTCTAAGTCCGTATATATTTTATCCATCTATGAATAGGTAAGAGCAGATTGATAGTCTTTTTATCCTTCTCTCCAATTTGAAAGATTTGAGTATACAGATAATTTCTTTTTTAAGAATTTATCTTATAACAAAAAGTTTTTGAAATGATTGTATGTCGATTTTGTAGTGTGCGGCAAAAAGTGACACAGCAAAAGAGTCCGAAACCTGTTACTTTTGTTACTTTTTAACAATTAAACAAAAGGGTAATTGGATTGAGGGTGCTGATTGAGAAGGAATTTACTTCTTTAATATTCCTGTTTGTTGAAAGATAGATAAGGTGATATATAGCAATATTCCTGCTGCTATTCCTAGTACTCCGATTGTTATTGTAGCTACGATAATGAATGCTGCAAGAAAATAACGGTACTCGTTTCCTTTAAACTTGATGTTTTTTATCTTCAACGAGAACATTGGAATTTCCGATACCATGAGTAATGAGAATACTACAATGGCAACCAGAAAAGTATATATCAATGATGGAGTAATCATCGGAACTTTGTATGCAAGACCATAACAGAAGCTAACCCAAAACATAGCATTAGCCGGAGTGTTTAACCCGATAAAAGACTCGCTCTGTCTTTCATCTACATTGAACTTTGCTAAGCGCAAAGCTGAAAAAATAGCGAGTAAGAATGCTATATATGGCAGATATTCTACTATGATCGGATTCTGAGATATGCGTATTGTGTTGTCTGACAGGAAGCGGAAGGCGGCAATGCTGGGGGCTAATCCAAAACTAACCATGTCGGCCAAAGAGTCGAGCTCTTTACCTATTGGGGAATAGGCCTTCAGCAAGCGAGCGGCAAACCCATCGGAGAAATCGAACAGGGCTGCGATGATAACCCATACTACTACCCATGTATATTCTCCCTGAAATGCCATAACGGTGGCTATCGATCCTGAAAACAGATTGAGAGAAGTGAGTGTGTTTGGGATATGCTTTTTCATCTCTTTATGCTCGGAACTTTGCTATTACAGTCTGGTTTCCGGTTACCTTTTGATCCATTTCTACAAGTATCTCAGTGCCTAACGGTAGATATACATCAACCCTTGATCCAAGTTTGATGAAGCCGAGGTGTTCGTCTATGCTGCCTGTTTCTCCAACTTGCGCATAGGTTACA is part of the Dysgonomonas mossii genome and encodes:
- the rplS gene encoding 50S ribosomal protein L19, translated to MDLIKVAEEAFATGKEFPKFKSGDTVTIAYRIKEGNKERVQQYRGVVIKIAGHGTKKRFTVRKMSDNIGVERIFPIESPFIDSITVNKVGKVRRAKLYYLRSLTGKKARIKEKRVVSNKA
- a CDS encoding phosphatase PAP2 family protein, with amino-acid sequence MNALRKVSLFIIILFTQTGIIYLYAQEYKPLITSKPKLLQSSSLPDKTLFPKIDLSALPQAPLNIDSDKWENKIPELNIEQISFNSTYPRLIAPTLFIAYGIMAHENHMLKDLDKSTNNEVGEHFKNKMIYDDYLQFAPAVSVYALNLAGIKGNHDLKDVTIIMATSHLLMAGTVNILKNSTGVLRPDGSTRNSFPSGHTATSFVGAHILFREYIGKSPYIAFSGYIASSATGALRVLNKRHWVSDVLMGAGIGIFSVEASYLLLPTINKILYPNHLNSKHTLAIAPNIGDNSYGIGMEYTF
- a CDS encoding glycoside hydrolase family 3 N-terminal domain-containing protein, whose product is MKIKYIAAATAFFATICLNVAALGSKTTTLYDTVDKEKMGHWVDSVYNQMSLDERIGQLFMPIVSGDNTESNKNTIKSLITNQYVGGLLFSKGSPQNQAELTNYAQQVARTPLMISLDGEWGLSMRLDNTTQFPRNMMLGAIQNDSLLYYYGLEVARQCRQIGVQVNFAPALDVNSNPNNPVIGNRSFGEDPDRVAQLGVMYSKGLEAGGVMAVAKHFPGHGDTSTDSHKTLPTITHDKDRLDDFEIKPFRKYIDAGLSGMMIGHLNIPALDPKRQPSSLSEPITTKLLQNDLGFSGLIFTDGLQMKGVSGEDNYCVRALLAGNDILLGPVNTAKEFNAVKKAIVDTLLTESQIEVKCKKVLAYKYILGLNHVTTIEASGLIQNLNNANAEWINRNLHRDAMTLIKDDDKIVPLKELDKRKIAAISIGASVDNTFHNILKMYGDVTCFNVSDSDALLQLKKVLEPYNTIIVSVHTTRTNFSTAIQNVMQGKETVLAFFLNPYRVAVYASAVKNADGVLLAYEDTDLAQNYAAQAIFGGNAITGKAPVTVKGVFKEGKGINTKKIRLSYTVPENVGIATSRLDGIETIVQEGIKAQAFPGCQILIAKDGEVIYNKSFGSFEYDGKQKVTNTDLYDLASMTKATATVPAVMKLYDDAKLKLNTPISNYVSVLKGTDKSDITVRDALLHESRLPAFIPYYMNAIDEDSYEGKLFNRTQTSLYSAQFDANTWARTDYKFKPSIVSQTPKAGFLPLAEGLYINETYSDTIISEIAKSKLSKRKQYVYSCLNFMLLKEVVEKISKEDLNTFVQENFFSKLGATTTTYNPLTKFDKQRIVPTEKDDFLRKQLLQGYVHDEGAAFMGGISGNAGLFSDANDIAKLYQMWLNMGTYGGEEYLSPKTCQLFLQAKSGISRRGLGFDKPETTTGKSSPTALSAPAGTYGHTGFTGTCFWVDPDNNLIYIFLSNRVNDKRTHNAISTLNIRTRIQEEIYSAMKKGTLSQESNITNTNTNDKQKTDAE
- a CDS encoding M15 family metallopeptidase: MRKIKKYIFLYCCLLLLPCVLFAQQQKIASISLEEYLQTQELVNVNALDSSIRVDLKYATTDNFTKTILYNSLTNIYLHPLAAKKLLAAQKYLKTLHPDYSLLVYDAVRPLSVQRKMYRVVQNTKYAAYVANPSRTGLHNYGMAVDLTICNKKGVPLDMGTPFDFFGGAAGINKEAELVQRGVLTKQQVANRELLRKVMRYAGFLTIRGEWWHFNALHLTEARKLYKVIE
- a CDS encoding CDP-alcohol phosphatidyltransferase family protein; translated protein: MKKHIPNTLTSLNLFSGSIATVMAFQGEYTWVVVWVIIAALFDFSDGFAARLLKAYSPIGKELDSLADMVSFGLAPSIAAFRFLSDNTIRISQNPIIVEYLPYIAFLLAIFSALRLAKFNVDERQSESFIGLNTPANAMFWVSFCYGLAYKVPMITPSLIYTFLVAIVVFSLLMVSEIPMFSLKIKNIKFKGNEYRYFLAAFIIVATITIGVLGIAAGILLYITLSIFQQTGILKK